GCGTGATTTCTGTAATAAAAAGAAGGATTTAATGGCATTAATTTTAGTAGAAATACAAGACAATAGAATAAAGAAACAAAACTCAAAGATGTATTATATAACATTTACAGAGCCATACAAGTTTTTTAGAAGAGGGTTTCTACAAGGTTAAAAAATAATTACCTTTTTTCTTTTTTTTATACAACCTCCGATTATTTTGATTTAAATTCTAAATTTAATTTTATATAACAGACGGGCAATGAAATTTATGAATATTTCCCAATTTTTAACCTAGCATTATAATTGAGCAACGGCTTTCGTTGAATTTCTTTCAAAACTCAATTAAAAAATGGGGTACTGAAATTCAAAAATAATTAATTTTGGCGGATTCATAAATGGGGTTATTTAGAAAGTTTTAAAAATCTATAAATTTATATACAATATTATGAATTTAAAATACAATATTGAAGACAAACTTCCAAAGATGGAAATGTTTCTTTATGGTATTCAGTGGCTTGCAGTTACAATGCCTATAATATTGATAATTGGAAATGTGGTAGGTAATATAATTCCAGGTACAAATACAGTATTTTATATTCAAAGCTTATTTTTAATGATCGGTCTTGCACTGTTACTACAAATAAGTTTTGGGCATAAACTTCCAACTATTTTAGGTCCTGCAACTGTATTATTGATAGCGGTTCTTGCAACAATGGATCAAGGAATGGGGTCAATAAATTTTTCATTTGTAATAGGTGGTGTCCTTTTATCTATCCTAGCTTTTACTGGAGCAATTAAACATATTCAAAAGCTTTTTACATCTAGAGTCATAATTGTTATACTGCTTTTAATAGCTTTTACGTTAACTCCAACTATTTTAAATCTGATTTTAGTTGATAATGGTGTGTCCTCATCATTAAATTATGTTTTTGTTCTAGCAAGTTTAGTTATAGTTTTAATTGTAAGCAGACATTTAAAAGGTTTGTGGAACTCAACACTCCCATTATGGATAATGTTATTCGGAAGTGCAGTTTATTACTTGATTTTCAATCCAACAAATTTTGGAAATCTAAATCTTTCGCTAATAGCTGTTCCAAATATACATCCTAACTTAGCGGTTCCAGATATTGGAATAATTTTAGCTTTTATTATCTGCTTTTTAGCTTTAACTATAAATGATATTGGTTCAATACAAAGTATAGGTTCTATTGTTAATCTTTCTGAAATGGAGAAAAGAATAAAAAATGGGCTGGGAGTTACAGGTATAATGAATGTTTTTTCAGGAATTATAGGAGTTATTGGTCCGGTGAATTATTCAATGACTCCTGGAGTAATAGCTGCAACCAGCTGCTCATCAAGATATCCTCTTTATATAACTGGAACTGCACTGATCTTAATTGCTTTTTCACCATTTTTAGTGGCTGCAATAAGTTTAATACCTTCACCAATTATTTCAGTGGTCTTGATATATATTATGACTGCACAAATTGGAGCGGCTATTCTTTTAGCTAAAGAAAATAATTCTTTCATTGACATGGACGATGGAATAATTGTTGGCTTGCCTATAATTTTAGCTACCATCATTACTTTCTTACCTGACACATTAACAAGTCAATTGCCATTGTTAGTACGTCCATTATTATGTAATGCATTTGTTATGGGCGTGATTTTTGTTTTGTTATTGGAACATTTTGTATTTAAAAATCAGAACAATAATTAATTGATTTAGCATCATTATCACTGATTTTGGAAGCTATAAAAACAATGAAATGGATTTGGTAGTCATGGTTTTGGAAAAATTACTTTAATCCCACTTCAAAACTAATATTAAAATTCAATTTTTATATTTTCCGTCATTAATCCAAAAACAAATCGTGTACAGGAGTTATTAAATATTAATGCTTCTTCATCTTCACTAGCTCCCATAAGTATGCTAGTTAGATTTTCATGCCCTAAATACTGTGGGCATCATTTATTCCCTTTTATATCGATATTCATGTTGTGCATCTCTTTATTTTACCATGATTTTTAATTTAGTCTATTCAATGAGGATACAATTAAACAATACCTGTATCGGATTTGGACATCTTTTAGATTATGCAATTAGATAATCTGTGCTGATTGTTATTTTAAGAATCCAAATGAAGAATTTTATAGAATATAGCAAATATTTTTATATGATGAAATTAAATTTAGGTATACCTAAATATCGATGGTGATTTTAATGGATGAAAATATTAAAAAACTGGTCAAATATTCCTATTTGAATATGTATTCTCATGTTTTAATAGCCGCATTAGATTTGAATTTATTTTCAAATTTAAAAGATTTCAAAACTAGTAGCCAAATAGCTAAAATGATGGATCTGCATGAGGACAATACAAAATATTTCCTAAATGCATTATACAGTATGGATTTTATAACTAAAAATGATGACAAATATAAAAATACTAACGCTACATCAAAATATCTTATTGAAGACAGTCCATATTATATGGGCAACTTAATAAAAATTTTTTCCAAATTAAATGATTTTTCTAATGTAGATATTCAAAATCTAGTTAAAAATGGCCCCGATGAAAATTTTCAGTCTGGAGATGACGTTTCATTTGAGGAATTTTATAATG
This window of the Methanobrevibacter sp. V74 genome carries:
- a CDS encoding solute carrier family 23 protein, encoding MNLKYNIEDKLPKMEMFLYGIQWLAVTMPIILIIGNVVGNIIPGTNTVFYIQSLFLMIGLALLLQISFGHKLPTILGPATVLLIAVLATMDQGMGSINFSFVIGGVLLSILAFTGAIKHIQKLFTSRVIIVILLLIAFTLTPTILNLILVDNGVSSSLNYVFVLASLVIVLIVSRHLKGLWNSTLPLWIMLFGSAVYYLIFNPTNFGNLNLSLIAVPNIHPNLAVPDIGIILAFIICFLALTINDIGSIQSIGSIVNLSEMEKRIKNGLGVTGIMNVFSGIIGVIGPVNYSMTPGVIAATSCSSRYPLYITGTALILIAFSPFLVAAISLIPSPIISVVLIYIMTAQIGAAILLAKENNSFIDMDDGIIVGLPIILATIITFLPDTLTSQLPLLVRPLLCNAFVMGVIFVLLLEHFVFKNQNNN